gaaaatataatttcttatgTGGGATGCATGACGCaactatttttcttctgtttctttgtcaATTCTGAGTGCTACGTGTTGGTATCGATGGCTTATGATCGCTTTGTGGCTATTTGCAATCCTCTGCTGTACACGGTCACCATGTCCCCTCAGGTCTGTTCTCTGATGATGCTTGGTTCATATGTGATAGGGTTTGCTGGGGCCATGGCCCACACCGGAAACATGTTGAGACTGACCTTCTGTGATTCCAACATCGTCGACCACTATCTGTGTGAAGTTCTCCCCCTCTTGCAGCTCTCCTGCACCAGCACTCACATCAATGAGCTggtgttttttattgttgttggaGGGGTCATCACAATATCCAGTATCTGCATCTTCATCTCATATGCTCTGATTCTCTCCAGTATCCTCCGTATTCCTTCCGCTGAGGGTAGGTCCAAAGCCTTCAGCACATGTGGCTCCCATGTAGTTGCTGTGGCTCTGTTCTTTGGGTCAGGGGCATTCACCTATTTAACAAACTCTTTTCCTGGGTCAAAGGACCAGGGTAAATTTGCCTCAGTCTTCTACACCAATGTGGTTCCCATGCTTAACCCTTTGATCTACAGTCTGAGGAATAAGGATGTTAAACTTGCTGTAAGAAAAACCCTGAAGACAGTTCTCTTCTGAAACGGTTCTGATTGCATCAGTCACTTATTGGTAAGCAGCATGCTCAAGAATATTTTA
Above is a genomic segment from Dama dama isolate Ldn47 chromosome 2, ASM3311817v1, whole genome shotgun sequence containing:
- the LOC133066614 gene encoding olfactory receptor 8B4-like, with product MDCRLPDYSVREILQTASQKRMALVNSSSVTEFILVGLSERSELQLPLFLLFLGIYAFTVVGNLGLITLIVLNSSLHTPMYFFLFNLSFIDFCYSCVFTPKMLIDFVSENIISYVGCMTQLFFFCFFVNSECYVLVSMAYDRFVAICNPLLYTVTMSPQVCSLMMLGSYVIGFAGAMAHTGNMLRLTFCDSNIVDHYLCEVLPLLQLSCTSTHINELVFFIVVGGVITISSICIFISYALILSSILRIPSAEGRSKAFSTCGSHVVAVALFFGSGAFTYLTNSFPGSKDQGKFASVFYTNVVPMLNPLIYSLRNKDVKLAVRKTLKTVLF